Proteins encoded by one window of Nicotiana tabacum cultivar K326 chromosome 10, ASM71507v2, whole genome shotgun sequence:
- the LOC107762919 gene encoding uncharacterized protein LOC107762919: MGFDIECIVDIHTYPGEYFCPVCRTLVFPNEALQSQCTHLYCKPCLAHVANGSRACPYDGYLVTEADSKPLIESDKILAESIGKVKVRCLYHRSGCTWEGPLSECTSHCSGCSFGNSPVICNRCGVQIVHRQVHEHAQSCPGVYPAQQATNGAQDNPSSGAATTAAGDDSNQTTTQSGTPASQTPNPQSTTASLLHGQDPNQQTSASSQAPVTASAGVPTSDQWYQQQYQQYFQQYAGYDPYQQQAYQQYYPYQQQSVQQYQQQPPIYMQPPAQPQTPIPAQPQSQPQPQPLNPLPQPQMQALPKGPTQPQVQAVAQQHQNQVQVNPQQQLPPTGQSHTQIPSQILPASHAQPPTQPPPYPQPYPMQPHSQQHVQVPQYQQHPAQVHPPQSSQAQPQPFVHQPHSQLQPQINVQHHQQSHGQLRPPQAGQPAHGQTQTLHSTANAVSGYNSYPQPQPMQQMPIGFTQQTPIRPHPTSGPIPPVQTHSQVPQQPPLRTNQQWGLVPSQGQTPAQSQLYPAPHAGHLIQQHPVQPNQQPMSQQYSQQQAFPGPLQSQSHQQGHLTHQQPLQSQFRPQGLPSVVPQNTHTYIQPHQNVSLPPPPQLQQSQTYIGRPGMQNHVQAISQAHGGYNTAPQVRSVQPALSQPQLNPSYGNHMSNELESMDQKKRSALESHGDQLPDKTGRPEVGVPFQDNAQNELISSAAKSTDAMAPRFEADLNDEQQKLKKTVDEYRQRASSDIHALKGDSDELMDKRTVKEEGNENSLEPRSANKSADVTVKSEKDAYDDAPKELDKSLANHASSDAADGSIKNLNPGRNSHDVAVDRGGFQQYGHEMPPPNSGPSSQQRPFGPMIIPPMPPPGCAPHGQVPRYPPTAMMSSGDVSQSCQPLNSRDHHPQFLKQPSNASVGAISGPGSTTPFGRGPGHFPPAGDYREGITGMGRAPLSGPEIPSGTQHSVNPAESEMFQNQSNRFDGNQPSPFPPGSFEKVPFGQSRSMESARNKRLKAPMGEHLSPLPMPHDQASRPLDKPPRGLVYDSGSKLEVSAGVPPNRLLPPYHPPGSMHFKDSGEREAPLGLHDDDRKRAGPGFGVHHMGYLSARNPDGEVFNIPPRGFRSHSGFEDIGGREPPQFIEGPKPLNFLSNVAGGLFSDGRFQPLPGRSHGLEVDGLGDVRGTEHTTFIRPYNHVHSGDMFGKDAPNHLHHLEPLDPQKLPSHLRFAEPAGFGTFAGRAYRGEFSGPGDFPGFGEPVGRNKPGIQRFGEPGFRSRYPVPGFPNDGLYAGDMDSFDRPRKRKPVSMGWCRICKVDCETVEGLDMHSQTREHQDMAMDMVRTIKEQNRKKQKTFSDRAAVEEKGKPRKAVFEGRGRKA, from the exons ATGGGTTTTGATATTGAATGCATAgttgacatccatacctatcctGGGGAGTATTTCTGTCCTGTTTGTCGCACTCTTGTCTTCCCTAATGAAGCCCTCCAATCACAGTGCACTCATCTCTACTGCAAACCTTGTCTGGCCCATGTTGCCAATGGGAGCCGGGCCTGTCCCTATGATGGATACTTGGTGACTGAAGCAGACTCTAAA CCCCTTATTGAGTCGGACAAGATACTTGCTGAAAGCATAGGCAAAGTTAAAGTGCGTTGTCTCTATCACAGAAGTGGATGCACATGGGAAGGTCCCTTGTCTGAATGCACTTCCCATTGTTCTGGCTGTTCCTTTGGGAATTCTCCAGTTATATGCAATAGATGTGGAGTCCAGATTGTGCATCGACAAGTGCATGAACATGCTCAGAGTTGTCCT GGGGTGTATCCTGCACAACAGGCAACTAATGGTGCCCAAGATAATCCTAGCTCTGGAGCAGCCACCACTGCTGCTGGTGATGACTCGAATCAAACTACAACTCAGTCAGGAACTCCAGCTTCTCAAACACCAAATCCTCAAAGCACTACTGCTTCCCTGCTTCATGGACAAGATCCTAATCAGCAGACAAGTGCCAGCTCTCAGGCTCCTGTTACAGCTTCAGCTGGTGTGCCTACTTCAGATCAGTGGTATCAGCAACAATATCAACAGTATTTTCAGCAATACGCTGGATATGATCCTTATCAACAGCAAGCTTATCAACAATACTATCCCTATCAGCAACAATCCGTCCAACAATATCAGCAACAACCTCCAATTTACATGCAGCCACCAGCACAACCCCAGACCCCAATCCCAGCACAGCCTCAATCCCAGCCCCAGCCACAACCATTGAATCCTCTACCTCAACCTCAAATGCAAGCTCTACCTAAAGGGCCAACTCAACCACAGGTTCAAGCTGTGGCTCAGCAACATCAAAACCAGGTTCAAGTCAACCCACAGCAGCAGCTTCCACCTACTGGGCAGTCTCATACCCAAATTCCATCACAAATACTTCCAGCTTCTCATGCTCAGCCACCTACTCAGCCTCCGCCATATCCTCAGCCCTATCCGATGCAACCTCATTCACAACAGCATGTGCAGGTGCCACAGTATCAGCAGCATCCTGCCCAGGTTCACCCTCCCCAGTCTTCTCAAGCCCAACCGCAGCCGTTTGTGCATCAACCTCATTCACAACTTCAACCGCAGATAAATGttcaacatcatcaacaatcTCATGGCCAATTGCGCCCCCCTCAGGCTGGCCAACCTGCTCATGGACAGACTCAGACCCTCCATTCAACAGCCAATGCAGTTTCAGGGTACAATTCCTATCCGCAACCCCAGCCCATGCAGCAAATGCCTATAGGGTTTACACAGCAAACTCCAATACGTCCACATCCTACTAGTGGGCCTATTCCTCCCGTTCAAACTCATAGTCAGGTTCCTCAACAACCTCCTTTGCGCACCAATCAGCAATGGGGCTTGGTACCTTCTCAAGGTCAAACTCCTGCACAGTCTCAACTTTATCCTGCTCCACATGCAGGGCATTTAATTCAGCAACATCCTGTTCAGCCTAATCAACAACCAATGTCTCAGCAATACAGTCAACAGCAGGCATTTCCTGGTCCATTGCAGAGTCAGTCACACCAACAGGGTCATCTTACTCACCAGCAGCCTTTGCAGTCTCAGTTTCGCCCGCAAGGTCTTCCTAGTGTGGTGCCTCagaatacacacacatatatccAACCACATCAAAATGTTTCCTTaccacctcccccacagcttcaaCAATCTCAAACATATATAGGAAGACCTGGGATGCAAAATCATGTCCAGGCAATTTCTCAGGCCCATGGTGGGTATAATACTGCACCCCAGGTCAGATCTGTCCAGCCTGCTTTAAGCCAACCACAACTGAATCCAAGTTATGGGAACCACATGAGCAATGAGCTTGAGTCTATGGATCAGAAGAAACGTTCAGCCCTAGAAAGCCATGGCGATCAGTTACCTGACAAAACTGGAAGGCCAGAAGTGGGAGTTCCTTTCCAGGATAATGCTCAAAATGAACTAATTTCCTCTGCAGCCAAATCAACTGATGCAATGGCCCCAAGATTTGAAGCTGACTTAAACGATGAACAACAGAAGCTTAAGAAAACTGTTGATGAGTATAGACAGAGGGCCAGCAGTGATATACATGCTCTTAAGGGTGATTCGGACGAGCTTATGGACAAAAGAACTGTTAAGGAAGAGGGGAATGAGAATTCTTTGGAGCCTAGATCTGCTAACAAATCAGCTGATGTAACAGTTAAATCAGAGAAAGATGCCTATGATGATGCTCCAAAAGAACTGGACAAGTCTTTGGCAAACCATGCATCATCTGATGCTGCTGATGGTTCAATTAAGAATCTGAACCCTGGAAGAAATTCACATGACGTTGCCGTTGACAGAGGGGGTTTTCAGCAGTATGGGCATGAGATGCCACCACCAAACTCTGGACCATCTTCTCAACAAAGGCCTTTTGGTCCTATGATAATACCACCAATGCCACCTCCAGGCTGTGCTCCTCATGGCCAAGTTCCCAGATATCCCCCCACTGCAATGATGTCTTCCGGGGATGTGTCCCAGTCTTGTCAGCCATTGAATTCTCGtgatcatcatccacaattcctGAAGCAGCCTAGTAATGCCTCCGTTGGTGCTATATCTGGTCCAGGTTCTACAACACCCTTTGGTAGAGGGCCTGGTCATTTTCCTCCAGCAGGTGATTACCGAGAGGGGATAACGGGAATGGGAAGAGCACCATTAAGTGGTCCTGAAATTCCCAGTGGAACACAACACTCAGTTAATCCAGCAGAATCTGAAATGTTTCAAAATCAAAGTAATCGTTTTGATGGAAATCAACCAAGCCCGTTTCCGCCAGGGTCTTTTGAAAAGgttccatttggccaatctagAAGTATGGAATCAGCTAGGAATAAAAGGTTGAAGGCACCTATGGGAGAGCATTTAAGTCCTTTACCAATGCCTCACGATCAAG CATCACGGCCACTTGACAAGCCACCTCGCGGATTAGTGTATGATTCTGGATCAAAATTGGAGGTCAGTGCTGGGGTTCCACCTAACAGATTATTGCCACCATATCATCCTCCTGGTTCGATGCATTTCAAAGACAGTGGAGAAAGAGAAGCACCACTTGGTCTTCATGATGATGATAGAAAAAGGGCAGGACCTGGGTTTGGTGTGCATCATATGGGTTATTTGTCTGCCCGAAATCCTGATGGGGAGGTCTTTAACATTCCACCGCGCGGATTTCGAAGTCACTCAGGTTTTGAAGATATTGGTGGCAGAGAGCCCCCCCAATTTATTGAAGGGcctaaacctttaaattttctTTCCAATGTAGCTGGTGGTTTATTCTCTGATGGTAGGTTCCAACCTTTGCCTGGCCGCTCACATGGACTCGAGGTTGATGGTCTTGGGGACGTGAGAGGTACCGAGCATACTACCTTTATTCGTCCTTACAACCATGTCCATAGTGGTGATATGTTTGGAAAAGATGCTCCGAATCATTTGCATCATCTTGAGCCTTTGGATCCTCAGAAATTACCAAGTCATTTGCGTTTTGCTGAACCTGCTGGCTTTGGTACCTTTGCTGGCCGTGCTTATAGGGGGGAGTTTTCAGGGCCTGGTGATTTTCCTGGTTTTGGTGAACCAGTTGGACGCAACAAACCTGGTATACAACGATTTGGGGAGCCGGGATTTAGGAGCAGGTATCCTGTCCCGGGATTTCCAAACGATGGACTTTATGCG GGTGATATGGATTCCTTTGATAGACCAAGAAAGAGGAAGCCCGTGAGCATGGGCTGGTGCCGCATTTGCAAGGTTGATTGTGAAACTGTTGAGGGCCTAGATATGCATTCACAGACAAGAGAGCACCAGGATATGGCTATGGATATGGTCAGGACTATCAAGGAGCAAAACCGAAAAAAACAGAA GACTTTTAGTGATCGTGCTGCAGTTGAAGAGAAAGGCAAGCCTAGAAAGGCAGTGTTCGAGGGACGTGGTAGAAAAGCATGA